A region of Butyricicoccus intestinisimiae DNA encodes the following proteins:
- a CDS encoding TrmH family RNA methyltransferase, whose translation MSIRIESRENSLVKRLVRLSNDRKFRKEMQEMVCEGEKMLGEALSSGMDIHDILLAEDAELDTELLRQAEGQGAKLYICPSSLLGKVSNVKTPQGVVFSCERPVAELRVLQDAKRLMVLEGLQDPGNLGTIIRTADAFALDGIILCEGCVDPTSPKVVRATMGAAFRMPIAAAPLEQTVAFLREQNMPLYAAALSESSVPLTHVDLTRAAVMIGNEGRGITKKAAALCTQQIIIPMDGRAESLNASVAASIIMYEMSRKV comes from the coding sequence ATGAGTATACGAATAGAAAGCCGTGAAAATTCTTTGGTCAAGCGGCTTGTTCGCTTGTCCAATGACCGAAAGTTCCGCAAAGAGATGCAGGAAATGGTCTGCGAAGGCGAAAAAATGCTGGGAGAAGCGCTGTCCAGCGGCATGGACATCCATGATATTCTCCTTGCAGAGGATGCAGAATTGGACACAGAGCTGCTGCGGCAGGCGGAAGGACAGGGCGCAAAGCTGTATATCTGCCCGTCCAGCCTGCTGGGTAAGGTGTCCAACGTCAAAACGCCGCAGGGTGTGGTGTTTTCCTGCGAAAGACCGGTGGCAGAGCTGCGCGTTTTGCAGGACGCCAAGCGTCTGATGGTGCTGGAGGGCTTGCAGGACCCGGGAAATCTGGGAACCATTATCCGCACGGCGGATGCATTTGCCTTGGACGGCATCATTTTGTGCGAGGGGTGCGTCGACCCGACCTCTCCGAAAGTCGTTCGCGCGACGATGGGCGCGGCGTTCCGCATGCCAATTGCGGCGGCGCCGTTGGAACAAACCGTGGCATTTTTGCGTGAGCAGAATATGCCGCTGTATGCAGCAGCACTCAGCGAGAGCAGTGTGCCGTTGACGCATGTTGATTTGACCCGCGCCGCTGTCATGATTGGAAATGAGGGACGCGGCATTACAAAAAAAGCGGCTGCTCTGTGCACCCAGCAGATCATCATTCCGATGGACGGCCGTGCAGAGTCGCTCAATGCATCGGTTGCTGCATCAATTATCATGTATGAGATGAGCAGAAAGGTCTGA
- a CDS encoding potassium channel family protein encodes MKSFVVIGLGRFGTAVAEELYALGHEVLAIDREEGCAQRVSEIVTHTIIADAKDESVLQSIGVRNFDGVIICMTDIEDSVMIALMLKDMGAKYIIAKSKSKQHSRMLELIGVDRIVFPEQDMGVRLAQTISSRRALDFIELSPDYAIVELPLPNVWQDKTLAEIGVRKQFGINVLAVRRGEKEIYVSPQAEFLLKHRDVLIVVGKNQNIRKLEKLP; translated from the coding sequence ATGAAATCATTTGTTGTCATTGGTTTGGGCAGATTTGGAACCGCTGTGGCGGAAGAATTGTATGCGCTGGGACATGAGGTGCTGGCTATTGACCGAGAAGAAGGCTGCGCACAGCGCGTGTCAGAGATAGTCACTCATACGATTATCGCCGATGCCAAAGACGAATCCGTGCTGCAGTCTATTGGAGTGCGCAATTTTGACGGTGTGATTATCTGTATGACGGATATTGAGGACAGCGTGATGATTGCTCTGATGCTCAAAGATATGGGAGCGAAGTATATCATTGCGAAATCGAAGTCAAAGCAGCACTCACGGATGCTGGAGCTGATCGGCGTGGATCGCATCGTTTTTCCGGAGCAGGATATGGGCGTGCGGCTGGCACAGACGATTTCGTCCCGCCGCGCGCTGGATTTCATCGAACTGTCGCCAGATTATGCTATCGTGGAGCTGCCGCTGCCGAATGTATGGCAGGATAAGACGCTGGCGGAAATTGGAGTGAGAAAACAGTTTGGAATCAATGTACTGGCGGTTCGCCGCGGGGAAAAGGAAATCTATGTTTCTCCGCAAGCGGAATTTTTGCTGAAACATAGAGATGTTTTGATTGTTGTGGGAAAAAATCAAAATATTCGGAAATTGGAGAAACTGCCATGA
- the dprA gene encoding DNA-processing protein DprA, translated as MTNGIYWLWLATRPRCSARFCGHLLERFGSPEAIWRAEQQEFEDIPRLNKVKMDSLMEKDLTVAQHIEETCRKQDIQIVTLEDERYPQLLREIPDPPLVLYVRGTLPDFTDRVSVSIVGTRKCTRYGKQAAWHFAGNLAQRGVIIVSGMAIGIDGTANRAAIEAGGETVAVLGCGVDVCYPWQHKQLMDDIMQHGAVISEYPPGTEPKGTHFPVRNRIITGLGKGTLIVEAPKKSGALISADLALEQGRDVFAVPGDINRPSSAGCNARIRQGAAELVQEPADILAQYQLTDSRIQRKLQPVKQASIQEMPREKERKKLLRRLEGSEEERTVWCAVHDGQETVDAIVEKTGLPAASVLTALTMLEVGQYIAATESGYQAAADVEL; from the coding sequence ATGACGAATGGGATCTATTGGCTGTGGCTGGCAACGCGACCGCGATGCAGCGCGCGATTTTGCGGACATCTGCTCGAGCGATTCGGCTCTCCGGAAGCGATTTGGCGTGCGGAGCAGCAGGAGTTTGAGGACATTCCGCGGCTCAACAAGGTAAAAATGGATTCGCTGATGGAAAAAGATTTGACGGTCGCGCAGCACATCGAGGAGACGTGCCGGAAGCAGGACATTCAAATCGTGACATTGGAAGATGAAAGATATCCGCAGCTGCTGCGCGAGATTCCGGATCCGCCGCTCGTGCTGTATGTGCGCGGCACCTTGCCGGATTTCACAGACAGAGTGTCTGTCTCCATTGTCGGCACGCGGAAGTGTACCCGATACGGCAAGCAGGCGGCGTGGCATTTCGCGGGCAACCTTGCCCAGCGCGGCGTCATTATCGTGTCGGGTATGGCGATTGGCATTGATGGAACCGCCAATCGTGCGGCGATTGAAGCGGGCGGAGAGACCGTTGCTGTGCTCGGCTGTGGTGTCGATGTATGCTATCCGTGGCAGCACAAACAGCTGATGGATGATATTATGCAGCACGGTGCGGTCATCAGCGAATATCCGCCTGGCACAGAGCCGAAGGGAACGCATTTTCCCGTGCGCAACCGCATTATAACCGGCTTGGGAAAGGGCACACTGATTGTAGAGGCACCTAAAAAATCCGGTGCGCTGATTTCAGCGGATTTGGCGCTGGAACAGGGGCGCGATGTGTTCGCCGTGCCGGGAGATATCAATCGGCCGTCCAGTGCGGGATGCAATGCACGCATTCGGCAGGGCGCTGCGGAATTGGTACAGGAACCGGCGGATATTTTGGCGCAGTATCAACTGACGGACAGCCGCATACAGCGCAAGCTGCAGCCGGTAAAACAGGCATCCATACAGGAGATGCCGAGAGAGAAAGAGAGAAAAAAGCTCCTGCGGCGGCTGGAAGGCTCCGAGGAGGAGCGCACAGTTTGGTGCGCCGTGCATGACGGACAGGAAACCGTCGATGCAATCGTAGAGAAAACCGGCCTGCCCGCCGCCAGCGTGCTGACAGCGCTGACCATGCTGGAAGTCGGGCAATATATCGCCGCGACCGAGAGCGGGTATCAGGCGGCAGCCGATGTAGAACTATAG
- a CDS encoding TrkH family potassium uptake protein, producing MQNIFPMQRGHRRAARPGRTILLGFLFVILFGACLLHLPIAARDHSVTAFVDCLFTATSATCVTGLVVVDTWQHWTVFGQIVVLGLIQIGGLGVMSVTALVSFFMGRTITVRERLEMSASLSLDDISGIVRLMREVMLFTAAIELAGTALLSIRFIPQFGIAEGLWKAFFHAVSAFCNAGFDLMGQREAFSNLSDYAQDPLVNLVIIALIVMGGLGFLVWRDLRANRKWNRLSVHTRLVLIMTALLLIGGALAIFVLEYSNPQTLGNMPVGNRVLASLFQATTCRTAGFNTIDQGALRSGTAVICILLMFIGGSSGSTAGGIKTTSVAVLILAAWSVLRSRRDITVFHRRIEERLVLQAVALVMAALGLILMGSFILYTADNVSVERALYETTSAFSTTGLSENLTPTLGVVSKCWLILEMYLGRIGILTLGAAVFMRRIFEPKIRYPESKVIVG from the coding sequence ATGCAAAATATTTTTCCGATGCAACGGGGTCATCGACGGGCTGCACGCCCCGGACGCACCATTTTACTTGGTTTTCTATTTGTCATCCTATTCGGTGCCTGCCTGCTGCATCTCCCAATTGCGGCGCGGGATCACAGCGTGACAGCGTTTGTTGACTGCTTGTTTACTGCGACAAGCGCAACCTGTGTGACAGGGCTTGTTGTGGTAGATACGTGGCAGCACTGGACGGTATTCGGACAGATTGTTGTTTTAGGTTTGATTCAAATCGGCGGCTTGGGCGTTATGTCGGTGACGGCATTGGTGTCCTTCTTTATGGGACGGACGATTACCGTGCGGGAACGATTGGAAATGTCTGCGTCGCTCAGTCTGGACGATATATCGGGAATTGTCCGCTTGATGCGGGAAGTGATGCTGTTTACGGCCGCAATAGAATTGGCGGGAACCGCTTTGCTTTCCATTCGGTTTATTCCGCAGTTTGGTATTGCAGAAGGCTTGTGGAAGGCGTTCTTTCACGCGGTCTCTGCGTTTTGCAATGCAGGTTTTGATTTGATGGGACAGAGAGAGGCATTCTCTAATTTGAGCGACTATGCGCAAGACCCGCTCGTCAATCTCGTGATTATTGCATTGATTGTCATGGGCGGATTGGGTTTTCTCGTCTGGCGCGATTTGCGCGCCAACCGCAAATGGAATCGCCTGTCCGTGCACACGCGTTTGGTTCTGATTATGACGGCATTGCTCTTGATTGGCGGTGCCTTGGCAATATTTGTACTGGAATACAGCAATCCGCAGACATTGGGGAATATGCCGGTCGGAAATCGTGTGCTGGCATCGCTGTTTCAGGCAACAACCTGCCGAACTGCCGGATTTAATACCATTGATCAGGGGGCGCTGCGCAGCGGTACCGCTGTCATCTGTATTTTGCTGATGTTTATCGGCGGCTCCTCGGGTTCCACGGCGGGCGGCATCAAGACGACTTCTGTTGCGGTGCTGATATTGGCGGCGTGGAGCGTGCTGCGCAGCAGACGGGATATCACCGTCTTTCACAGACGGATTGAAGAACGATTGGTTCTGCAGGCCGTCGCGTTGGTGATGGCGGCCCTGGGCTTGATTTTGATGGGAAGCTTTATCTTGTACACGGCGGATAATGTCTCTGTGGAGCGCGCCTTGTATGAGACGACTTCCGCTTTCAGCACGACAGGACTGTCGGAAAATTTAACACCGACGTTGGGTGTAGTATCCAAATGCTGGTTGATTTTGGAGATGTATTTGGGACGCATCGGCATTCTGACATTGGGAGCCGCTGTGTTTATGCGGCGCATCTTTGAGCCGAAAATCCGGTATCCGGAAAGCAAAGTCATCGTAGGATAA